One region of Mycolicibacterium insubricum genomic DNA includes:
- a CDS encoding alpha/beta fold hydrolase, translating into MNKRRRWLAGAAGIGAVGTVAGVSTARSVLRRREDPYRDEDFGVFEADRSCVVTTSDGVDLQVREVGPVDAAVTVVFAHGFCMSMRAFHFQRRDMTEMWGDQVRMVFYDQRGHGRSGAGQPSSYTIERLGRDLEEIIAMLATRGSVVLVGHSMGGMTVLSHARQFPSRYGSHIVGAAIISSAAEGLSRSPLGEVLANPALEAARFTARYAPGVISGGRGLIRSLLAPVMQAASFGSDDVSPTVARYAETMIHRTPVPTMVGFLHALGVHNETDGLVALARIEVLIACGTADVLTTPEHSTEMAAVLPKSELLLVEGAGHLVQLEQPEIINEALEELVTRATPNKLVALTRRLLRVRVRG; encoded by the coding sequence ATGAACAAGCGCCGCCGCTGGCTGGCCGGGGCGGCCGGAATCGGCGCGGTGGGCACCGTCGCCGGGGTGTCCACCGCACGTTCGGTGCTGCGCCGCCGCGAGGACCCGTACCGCGACGAGGATTTCGGCGTCTTCGAGGCCGATCGCAGCTGCGTGGTCACCACCAGCGACGGGGTCGACCTGCAGGTCCGCGAGGTCGGACCGGTGGACGCCGCCGTCACCGTCGTCTTCGCGCACGGTTTCTGTATGAGCATGCGGGCCTTCCACTTCCAGCGCCGCGACATGACCGAGATGTGGGGCGATCAGGTCCGCATGGTGTTCTACGACCAGCGCGGACACGGCCGCTCCGGCGCCGGGCAACCGTCGAGCTACACCATCGAACGACTCGGCCGCGATCTCGAGGAGATCATCGCGATGCTCGCCACCCGCGGCTCGGTGGTCCTCGTCGGACACTCCATGGGCGGCATGACGGTGCTGTCGCATGCCCGCCAGTTCCCGTCCCGCTACGGCAGCCACATCGTCGGCGCGGCGATCATTTCCTCTGCGGCCGAGGGACTTTCCCGGTCCCCGTTGGGCGAGGTGCTGGCCAACCCCGCGCTGGAGGCGGCCCGGTTCACCGCCCGCTACGCACCCGGGGTGATCAGTGGCGGCCGCGGGCTGATCCGCTCACTGCTCGCCCCGGTCATGCAGGCCGCCTCGTTCGGCAGCGACGACGTCAGCCCCACGGTGGCCCGCTACGCCGAGACGATGATCCACCGCACCCCGGTACCGACCATGGTCGGTTTCCTGCACGCCCTCGGAGTGCACAATGAGACCGACGGCCTGGTGGCGCTGGCACGCATTGAGGTGCTGATCGCCTGCGGCACCGCCGACGTACTCACCACGCCCGAGCACTCCACCGAAATGGCCGCGGTACTGCCCAAATCGGAGCTGCTGCTGGTCGAAGGCGCCGGGCACCTGGTGCAGCTGGAGCAACCCGAGATCATCAACGAGGCGCTGGAAGAACTGGTGACTCGCGCCACCCCGAACAAGCTGGTGGCGCTGACCCGGCGGCTGCTGCGGGTGCGGGTCCGTGGCTGA
- a CDS encoding glutamate decarboxylase — protein MPNISRHASITPAYTGRMGTNPIPALRLPDESLEPEAAYRFIHDELMLDGSSRLNLATFVTTWMDPEADQLMAETFDKNMIDKDEYPVTAAIEQRCVCMVADLFHAEDLRDDDPSTAVGASTIGSSEAVMLAGLALKWRWRARIEARYGKDAWKDRTPNLVMGSNVQVVWEKFARYFDVEARYLPMAQDRYVITPEQVIAAVDEDTIGVVTILGTTYTGELEPVAEVCAALDKLAASDDTRDVPVHVDAASGGFVVPFLEPDLVWDFRLPRVASINVSGHKYGLTYPGIGFVVWRNAAALPEELVFRVNYLGGDMPTFTLNFSRPGNQVVGQYYNFLRLGRAGYAEVMRTLSDTAQWLSHQLAGSGRFEVITDGSVLPVLSFKLAGDPGFTVFDVSAGLREYGWQVPAYTMPADATDVAVLRIVVREGFSANLARALFEDLTTVLTKLDRLRPGGFATEEHFAH, from the coding sequence ATGCCGAACATCTCCCGTCACGCGTCCATCACCCCCGCCTACACCGGACGAATGGGGACAAACCCGATCCCAGCGCTGCGCCTGCCCGACGAATCGCTGGAACCGGAGGCGGCCTACCGCTTCATCCACGACGAACTCATGCTCGACGGCAGCTCCCGGCTGAATCTGGCCACCTTCGTCACCACCTGGATGGATCCCGAGGCCGACCAGCTGATGGCCGAGACGTTCGACAAGAACATGATCGACAAGGACGAGTACCCGGTCACCGCCGCCATCGAGCAGCGCTGCGTCTGCATGGTCGCCGACCTGTTCCACGCGGAGGACCTGCGCGACGACGACCCGTCCACCGCCGTCGGGGCATCGACCATCGGCTCGAGCGAGGCCGTCATGCTCGCCGGCCTGGCCCTCAAGTGGCGCTGGCGCGCCCGCATCGAGGCCCGGTACGGCAAGGACGCCTGGAAGGACCGCACCCCGAACCTGGTGATGGGGTCCAACGTGCAGGTGGTGTGGGAGAAGTTCGCCCGCTACTTCGACGTGGAAGCCCGCTACCTGCCGATGGCCCAGGACCGCTACGTCATCACCCCCGAGCAGGTCATCGCCGCCGTCGACGAGGACACCATCGGCGTGGTCACCATCCTGGGTACCACCTACACCGGTGAGTTGGAACCGGTCGCCGAGGTCTGCGCCGCGCTGGACAAGCTGGCTGCCTCCGACGACACCCGCGACGTGCCGGTGCACGTGGACGCCGCCAGCGGCGGATTCGTCGTGCCGTTCCTGGAGCCAGACCTGGTGTGGGACTTCCGGCTGCCGCGGGTCGCCTCGATCAACGTCAGTGGCCACAAATACGGATTGACCTATCCGGGCATCGGTTTCGTGGTCTGGCGCAACGCCGCGGCGCTGCCCGAGGAGCTGGTGTTCCGGGTGAACTACCTCGGCGGCGATATGCCGACCTTCACCCTGAACTTCTCCCGGCCGGGCAATCAGGTCGTCGGCCAGTACTACAACTTCCTGCGGTTGGGTCGGGCCGGATACGCCGAGGTGATGCGAACGCTCAGCGACACCGCGCAGTGGCTGTCCCACCAGCTGGCCGGATCGGGTCGCTTCGAGGTCATCACCGACGGGTCGGTGCTGCCGGTGCTGTCGTTCAAACTCGCCGGTGATCCGGGATTCACCGTGTTCGACGTCTCTGCCGGGCTGCGCGAGTACGGCTGGCAGGTGCCCGCCTACACCATGCCCGCCGACGCCACCGACGTCGCGGTGCTGCGCATCGTGGTCCGTGAGGGCTTCTCGGCGAATCTGGCCCGCGCGCTGTTCGAGGACCTGACGACGGTGCTGACGAAGCTGGACCGGCTGCGGCCCGGCGGTTTCGCCACCGAGGAGCATTTCGCCCACTGA
- the alr gene encoding alanine racemase, with translation MPTALVDLDAICANVAVLCEKAGSAQVMAVVKADGYGHGAAEAATAALAGGAAELGVATVGEALELRAAGITAPLLAWLHPPGTDFAPALTAGVQLGVTSLRQLDDVVTAAETTGTTAVVTVKVDTGLSRSGVSAADFPALIDALGRAVASGAVRVRGLMSHLACADDPDNPANDRQAELFVALRAAAADAGVAFEVAHLSNSPATLARPDLGFDMVRTGISVYGFNPVPAHSDAALTPAMTLSAPVSMVKKITAGAGVSYGHTWIAERDTTVALIPLGYADGVFRALSGRLQVAINGRRFPNVGRICMDQFVVDLGPDPGGVAEGDAAVLFGPGTGGEATATEVAALIGTIDYEVVTSPRGRVNRIYRGGR, from the coding sequence GTGCCGACCGCCCTTGTCGACCTCGACGCCATCTGCGCCAACGTCGCCGTGCTGTGCGAAAAAGCCGGATCGGCACAGGTCATGGCGGTGGTCAAGGCCGACGGTTACGGGCACGGCGCCGCCGAGGCGGCCACCGCCGCGTTGGCCGGCGGCGCCGCCGAATTGGGTGTCGCCACGGTCGGGGAGGCTCTGGAGTTGCGCGCGGCCGGTATCACCGCGCCGCTGCTGGCCTGGTTGCACCCGCCCGGCACCGATTTCGCCCCGGCGCTGACCGCCGGGGTGCAACTCGGGGTGACGTCGTTGCGCCAGCTCGACGACGTCGTCACCGCAGCGGAAACCACCGGGACGACGGCCGTCGTCACCGTCAAGGTGGACACCGGGCTGAGCCGCTCCGGGGTGAGCGCCGCGGATTTCCCCGCGCTGATCGACGCGCTGGGCCGCGCCGTCGCCTCCGGCGCCGTCCGGGTGCGCGGCCTGATGTCGCACCTGGCCTGCGCCGATGACCCCGACAACCCGGCCAACGACCGTCAGGCCGAGCTGTTCGTGGCGCTGCGGGCGGCCGCCGCCGACGCCGGCGTGGCGTTCGAGGTTGCCCACCTGTCGAACTCGCCGGCCACCCTGGCCCGCCCCGATCTGGGGTTCGACATGGTCCGCACCGGTATCTCCGTGTACGGCTTCAACCCGGTGCCCGCGCACAGCGACGCGGCGCTGACCCCGGCGATGACGCTGTCCGCCCCGGTATCGATGGTGAAGAAGATCACCGCCGGTGCCGGCGTCTCCTACGGTCACACCTGGATCGCCGAACGCGACACCACCGTCGCCCTGATCCCGCTGGGCTACGCCGACGGCGTGTTCCGCGCGCTCAGCGGCCGGCTGCAGGTCGCCATCAACGGCCGCCGCTTCCCGAACGTCGGCCGGATCTGCATGGACCAGTTCGTCGTCGACCTCGGCCCGGACCCGGGCGGTGTCGCCGAAGGCGACGCGGCGGTACTCTTCGGCCCCGGAACCGGCGGCGAGGCGACCGCCACCGAGGTCGCCGCGCTGATCGGCACCATCGACTACGAAGTGGTGACCAGCCCCCGCGGCCGGGTCAACCGGATCTATCGAGGTGGGAGATGA